In Pseudothermotoga sp., a genomic segment contains:
- a CDS encoding D-aminoacylase has translation MFDVLLINGMVVDGTGSPWFHADVAVKNGKIVEIGNLRRKKARLVIDAKGMFVCPGFIDIHSHSDFSPFVNPFCESKVKQGVTTELVGNCGYSLAPLLGEALEEAKKYHKEMYGMEAGWQSVEEYLAALENTRPAINYAMLVGHGTIRKSVMGYENRKPTPVEMRYMKKLVDDSMKQGAFGLSTGLIYPPGSYASTEEIFELCKVVAKHNGFYATHMRNESSKLVESVEEAIEIGKKSAVAVQISHHKACGQKYFGKVKETLKLIEETRSKGYDITCDVYPYIATATDLDAILPDWVHEGGIEKMIERLKNGNTRKKIEQQIDSVQRDMGGYEKIYITYVSSEKNRVFQGKSLAEIARFLNKTPLEVAFDLIVEERAKVGMMRFAMDEEDVKLVIKSPYSMIGSDGSALSTSGILSKGHPHPRNFGTFPRVLAHYVRESKLLSVEEAVRKMTSFPASRIGLLDRGVLRPGMVADLVVFDLEHVQDLADFEDPKCYPKGIVHVLVNGIPVVRDEQLTGERPGKVLRK, from the coding sequence ATGTTCGACGTGCTTTTGATCAATGGCATGGTGGTGGATGGGACTGGTAGTCCTTGGTTTCACGCAGACGTAGCTGTAAAGAATGGAAAAATCGTCGAGATTGGCAATTTGAGAAGAAAAAAGGCAAGACTTGTTATCGATGCAAAAGGTATGTTTGTCTGCCCAGGTTTCATCGATATACACAGCCATTCTGATTTTTCACCGTTCGTAAATCCTTTCTGTGAAAGTAAGGTCAAACAAGGTGTAACCACGGAACTCGTGGGAAACTGCGGTTACTCATTGGCACCCTTACTCGGAGAAGCGCTCGAAGAAGCAAAAAAATACCACAAGGAAATGTATGGAATGGAAGCTGGCTGGCAAAGCGTTGAAGAGTACTTGGCTGCACTTGAAAACACTCGACCTGCCATAAATTACGCTATGCTCGTGGGCCACGGCACGATAAGAAAATCAGTTATGGGATATGAGAATAGGAAACCAACTCCCGTTGAGATGAGGTATATGAAAAAACTCGTCGATGACTCGATGAAACAAGGAGCGTTTGGGCTCAGTACGGGATTGATATACCCTCCTGGAAGTTACGCGAGTACGGAGGAGATTTTCGAATTGTGTAAAGTGGTTGCGAAACACAACGGCTTTTATGCGACTCACATGAGGAACGAAAGTTCAAAGCTCGTTGAATCCGTGGAAGAGGCGATAGAAATTGGAAAGAAAAGCGCCGTTGCTGTGCAAATATCTCATCACAAAGCTTGTGGTCAGAAATACTTCGGAAAGGTGAAAGAAACTCTCAAACTCATAGAAGAAACAAGATCAAAAGGTTATGACATCACCTGTGATGTGTATCCTTACATTGCCACTGCCACTGATCTCGACGCAATCTTGCCTGATTGGGTCCACGAAGGCGGCATTGAAAAGATGATCGAAAGACTCAAAAATGGAAATACAAGAAAGAAAATCGAACAACAAATCGATTCAGTCCAGAGGGACATGGGAGGTTACGAAAAGATATACATAACTTACGTTTCCAGTGAAAAGAACAGAGTTTTTCAAGGAAAAAGCTTGGCAGAGATAGCAAGATTTTTGAACAAAACCCCACTAGAGGTGGCCTTCGATTTGATCGTTGAAGAACGCGCGAAAGTTGGCATGATGCGATTTGCCATGGATGAAGAAGACGTGAAATTGGTCATCAAAAGTCCTTATTCCATGATAGGTTCAGACGGAAGTGCGCTTTCAACCTCTGGAATTCTGTCGAAAGGACATCCTCATCCAAGAAATTTCGGCACATTTCCAAGAGTTTTGGCGCACTACGTGCGAGAATCGAAACTCTTGAGTGTTGAGGAAGCTGTTCGGAAGATGACCAGTTTTCCCGCAAGCAGAATAGGGTTGCTTGATAGAGGGGTCTTGAGACCCGGAATGGTTGCAGATTTGGTCGTTTTCGACCTAGAGCATGTCCAAGATCTCGCCGATTTTGAAGATCCAAAATGCTATCCAAAGGGCATCGTTCATGTACTGGTGAACGGGATACCAGTTGTACGCGATGAACAACTCACTGGTGAAAGACCGGGAAAGGTTCTGAGAAAGTAG
- the leuS gene encoding leucine--tRNA ligase: MLRYEPSEIEPKWQRYWEERGLFKTPQRSEKPKYYMLVMFPYPSGTLHVGHVKNYVIGDAVARYKRMRGYNVLHPFGYDAFGLPAENAAIERKIHPKDWTLNNINTIRRQIKRLGISYDWDREVITCLEPYYKWTEWVFLKLYEAGLAYKKKAAVNWCPKCMTSLANEQVKDGRCERCGTSITIKHLEQWFFKITDYAERLLKDLDKLTGWPEHVKIMQRNWIGESKGAKLKFKVEDLDLSIEVFTTRPDTLWGVTFMALAPESPLVEQIVLPELKHDLEKFLTHVSKQDRHRRSALEAEKEGFFTGRYAINPVNDERVPIYVANYILMEYGTGAIMGVPAHDQRDYEFAKKYGIKIKQVIQPVEPFNEDKAYDGPGVMVNSGPLNGTKVPEEMEKVIEWLENKKIGTRSVQYKLRDWLISRQRYWGAPIPIVYCEKCGIVPVPEKDLPVTLPYDVEFLPTGQSPLALKEEFKRTTCPKCGGPATREVDTMDTFVDSSWYFLRYVNPDLNDAPFKKEDVDYWLPVDQYVGGVEHAILHLLYSRFITKVLHDLGYLSFDEPFTNLFTQGMIYKDGAKMSKSKGNVVSPDDMIEEYGADTLRLYILFMGPPEKDAEWSDAGIEGVHRFIKRAWNLLDKIISLPDSPSSELGSRERELRRKLHTALLKITQDMEGGFKFNTAISGLMELVNDVSSYLQDVPEKEWNVKLLKEFAEKFALMISPFAPHFAEELWHAMGKTTSVMEESWPLYDPEALKVEEIEIAVQVNGKLRDRIKVPIDAGKEEALKIALQSEKIKKFVNGSPKDAVYVPKRLLNIIV; this comes from the coding sequence GTGCTGAGATATGAACCGAGTGAGATAGAACCAAAATGGCAGAGATATTGGGAAGAGAGAGGCTTGTTCAAAACACCTCAACGCTCTGAAAAACCAAAATACTACATGCTCGTTATGTTCCCATATCCTTCTGGGACACTGCACGTAGGTCATGTGAAAAACTACGTCATAGGAGACGCCGTGGCGAGGTACAAACGCATGCGTGGTTACAACGTGCTTCATCCTTTTGGTTACGATGCCTTTGGACTTCCAGCAGAAAATGCTGCGATAGAAAGAAAGATCCACCCAAAAGACTGGACTCTAAACAACATCAATACTATCAGAAGGCAGATAAAACGTCTTGGGATCAGTTACGATTGGGACAGAGAAGTGATCACTTGTTTAGAACCTTACTACAAGTGGACAGAATGGGTCTTTCTCAAACTCTACGAAGCTGGGCTCGCTTACAAGAAAAAGGCTGCTGTGAATTGGTGCCCCAAGTGCATGACTTCGTTAGCGAACGAGCAGGTGAAGGATGGCCGGTGCGAGCGTTGTGGAACGTCCATCACGATTAAGCATTTGGAACAATGGTTTTTCAAGATAACCGATTACGCTGAAAGACTCTTGAAGGATCTGGATAAGCTCACTGGCTGGCCAGAACACGTGAAAATAATGCAAAGAAATTGGATCGGTGAAAGTAAAGGGGCGAAGTTGAAATTCAAAGTTGAAGATCTCGACTTAAGCATAGAGGTATTCACCACGAGGCCTGACACACTCTGGGGAGTAACCTTCATGGCACTTGCTCCCGAGTCTCCACTCGTTGAGCAGATAGTCCTTCCCGAGCTGAAGCACGATTTAGAAAAATTCCTCACGCACGTGAGTAAACAAGATAGACATCGAAGAAGTGCACTTGAAGCTGAAAAAGAAGGATTTTTCACAGGTAGATATGCAATAAACCCAGTCAACGACGAGAGAGTTCCTATCTATGTGGCTAACTACATCCTGATGGAGTACGGTACAGGCGCGATCATGGGTGTACCGGCGCACGATCAGAGGGATTATGAATTTGCAAAGAAGTATGGCATTAAGATAAAACAAGTCATACAGCCAGTTGAGCCTTTCAATGAGGATAAAGCCTATGACGGCCCAGGGGTGATGGTGAACAGTGGACCATTGAATGGAACGAAAGTTCCGGAAGAAATGGAAAAAGTGATCGAGTGGCTCGAAAACAAGAAAATTGGTACACGCTCCGTACAGTACAAACTCAGAGATTGGCTCATCTCGCGACAGAGATACTGGGGTGCTCCCATACCGATCGTGTATTGCGAAAAGTGTGGTATCGTTCCGGTACCGGAGAAAGACCTACCGGTAACACTGCCATACGATGTTGAGTTCCTCCCGACGGGTCAATCACCGCTCGCACTGAAAGAAGAGTTCAAAAGAACAACTTGCCCAAAGTGCGGTGGCCCAGCCACGCGTGAAGTTGACACGATGGACACTTTCGTCGACTCATCTTGGTACTTCCTCAGATATGTGAATCCTGATCTGAATGATGCGCCATTCAAAAAGGAAGATGTTGACTATTGGTTACCAGTTGATCAGTATGTTGGTGGCGTGGAGCATGCGATATTGCACCTGCTTTACTCGAGATTCATCACCAAGGTGTTACACGATCTTGGTTATCTCAGTTTCGATGAGCCTTTCACCAATTTGTTCACCCAGGGCATGATATACAAAGATGGCGCCAAGATGAGCAAAAGTAAAGGTAACGTGGTCTCACCGGATGACATGATAGAAGAATATGGAGCTGACACGCTGAGACTCTATATCTTGTTCATGGGACCACCCGAAAAGGATGCTGAATGGAGCGATGCCGGCATCGAGGGCGTACACAGGTTCATCAAGAGAGCGTGGAATTTACTTGATAAGATCATTTCCTTACCAGATTCGCCTTCTTCAGAACTTGGCTCGAGAGAAAGAGAACTCAGAAGAAAACTTCACACAGCCCTTTTGAAGATAACTCAAGACATGGAAGGCGGATTCAAATTCAACACTGCCATCAGTGGCTTAATGGAACTCGTCAACGACGTGTCTAGCTATCTTCAGGACGTTCCGGAAAAGGAATGGAACGTCAAATTGCTCAAGGAATTCGCAGAAAAGTTCGCTCTCATGATATCTCCTTTTGCACCGCATTTTGCAGAGGAACTCTGGCATGCTATGGGAAAGACAACATCGGTTATGGAAGAATCTTGGCCACTGTACGATCCAGAAGCTCTGAAGGTTGAAGAAATAGAAATCGCAGTGCAGGTGAACGGCAAACTGAGAGATAGGATAAAAGTTCCGATAGATGCAGGTAAAGAAGAGGCACTGAAAATAGCACTTCAAAGCGAAAAAATTAAAAAGTTTGTGAACGGTTCTCCAAAAGATGCCGTATATGTACCTAAAAGGCTGCTGAACATCATAGTGTGA
- the rdgB gene encoding RdgB/HAM1 family non-canonical purine NTP pyrophosphatase, translated as MLLLATKNKHKMEEIKRFVPKDLKVVTLDDLGIDQEIEENGETFMENASKKAVFYANLSSLPTIADDSGLVIDALNGFPGIRSARFMPGTSYNEKMQMILRMLEGKTNRNARFVCAASYYDPKEKLLVCVEGTVEGHISKEIRGNFGFGYDPIFVPVGFSKTFGELGEEKHTMSHRYKAFSKLFSILNVIILAK; from the coding sequence ATGCTCTTGTTAGCAACAAAGAATAAACACAAAATGGAGGAAATCAAGCGATTCGTCCCAAAAGATCTGAAGGTAGTTACACTGGACGATCTGGGGATCGATCAGGAAATAGAAGAAAACGGTGAAACCTTTATGGAAAATGCTTCGAAGAAAGCTGTTTTCTATGCGAATCTTTCCAGTTTACCAACAATTGCCGACGATTCGGGCTTAGTGATAGACGCTTTGAACGGTTTTCCAGGTATTCGCTCGGCTCGGTTCATGCCAGGTACCAGTTACAACGAAAAAATGCAGATGATTTTGAGAATGCTCGAAGGTAAGACAAACAGAAATGCGCGTTTCGTTTGTGCCGCTTCTTACTACGATCCAAAAGAAAAACTCCTTGTATGCGTCGAGGGAACTGTGGAAGGACACATATCCAAAGAGATTCGAGGCAACTTTGGTTTTGGTTACGATCCCATTTTCGTTCCCGTAGGTTTTTCAAAAACTTTCGGTGAACTTGGTGAAGAAAAGCACACCATGAGTCACAGATACAAGGCTTTTTCCAAACTTTTTTCTATTCTGAATGTTATAATTTTAGCCAAGTAA
- the rpe gene encoding ribulose-phosphate 3-epimerase produces MKLISASILACDLSKLAEEIKRVESYIDMVHLDVMDGIFVPNITFGLPLLEAVRSCTNLPVDVHLMIVDADRYVEKFARAGASWIGVHYEACVHLHRTVQRIKENGAKAYAVLNPHTPVEVLSDILVELDAVLLMTVNPGFSGQKFIDWTVGKIERLRHIIKNRSLNVKIMVDGGVNEETLKKVVCAGADILVMGYGIFKNPDPASIRKMLGEIECSC; encoded by the coding sequence ATGAAATTGATCTCTGCTTCCATACTTGCCTGTGATCTTTCGAAGCTCGCTGAAGAGATCAAGAGAGTAGAATCTTACATAGACATGGTACATCTAGACGTGATGGATGGGATCTTTGTGCCAAACATCACGTTTGGCTTGCCTTTACTTGAAGCTGTTCGATCGTGTACCAATCTACCCGTAGATGTTCATTTGATGATCGTCGATGCTGACAGGTACGTGGAAAAATTCGCTCGAGCTGGTGCCTCGTGGATAGGTGTTCACTACGAAGCGTGTGTTCATCTCCATCGGACTGTTCAGAGAATAAAAGAGAATGGAGCCAAAGCTTACGCTGTTTTGAATCCCCATACTCCTGTGGAAGTTCTCAGCGACATCCTTGTTGAGCTCGATGCGGTGCTTCTGATGACTGTTAATCCTGGGTTCTCCGGCCAAAAATTCATAGATTGGACTGTTGGCAAGATTGAAAGACTCAGGCATATCATAAAAAATCGATCTTTGAATGTTAAAATCATGGTCGACGGTGGTGTGAACGAAGAGACGTTGAAAAAGGTTGTCTGCGCGGGTGCAGATATTCTCGTGATGGGTTATGGCATCTTTAAAAACCCTGATCCGGCATCGATCAGAAAAATGTTAGGAGAGATAGAATGCTCTTGTTAG
- the rsgA gene encoding ribosome small subunit-dependent GTPase A: protein MLASQGGIDIRNRGIVVKFMSNALLIEDVKTGERIRCVLRGRFRLSNLKPLVGDVVEYVRVHDTGVVESILKRKNELAKPRIANVDQAVCVYTIKKPEVPLLILDKLLVLIEEAGLNALIVLNKIDLLTQEDEEKKKQFLETYSKMYPVLMTSAKTKEGIDQLMEHFKDKISVFAGPSGVGKSSLLNIICPGANLKTQEVSEKLERGRHTTTSAELLHLPFGGLVADTPGFSLIEIDHIKPDKLKLYFKEIRENGDCLFKDCKHLDEPGCRIKDLVQAGEISKTRYENYLEILREVSTE from the coding sequence ATGTTGGCGAGCCAGGGAGGGATTGACATCAGAAACAGGGGTATAGTGGTCAAATTCATGTCGAATGCGTTGCTCATCGAAGACGTTAAGACTGGTGAGAGGATCAGGTGTGTACTCAGAGGCAGATTCAGATTGTCCAACCTTAAACCACTCGTTGGCGATGTGGTGGAATATGTGCGTGTGCACGATACGGGTGTTGTGGAGTCCATACTCAAGAGGAAGAACGAATTGGCCAAGCCTCGAATCGCGAATGTTGATCAAGCAGTGTGCGTTTACACCATCAAAAAACCCGAGGTGCCATTGTTAATACTGGATAAGTTGTTGGTACTCATCGAAGAGGCTGGGCTGAACGCACTCATCGTTTTGAACAAAATCGATCTATTAACTCAAGAAGATGAAGAGAAAAAGAAACAATTCTTAGAGACTTATTCCAAAATGTATCCTGTCTTAATGACGAGTGCTAAAACGAAGGAAGGCATAGATCAATTGATGGAACACTTCAAGGATAAAATCTCAGTTTTTGCCGGACCTTCTGGTGTTGGAAAAAGCAGCTTGCTGAACATCATCTGCCCCGGAGCGAACCTAAAAACGCAGGAGGTTTCCGAGAAGCTCGAACGTGGAAGACACACGACCACATCCGCCGAACTGTTGCACCTCCCTTTCGGTGGTCTTGTTGCCGACACTCCGGGCTTTTCGTTGATAGAAATAGATCACATAAAGCCTGACAAGTTGAAACTTTATTTCAAAGAAATCAGAGAGAATGGAGATTGCCTCTTCAAAGATTGCAAACATTTGGATGAACCAGGATGCAGGATAAAGGATCTCGTTCAAGCTGGTGAAATATCCAAGACACGTTACGAGAATTATCTAGAGATACTCAGGGAAGTGAGTACAGAATGA